Proteins from a single region of Electrophorus electricus isolate fEleEle1 chromosome 5, fEleEle1.pri, whole genome shotgun sequence:
- the LOC113578800 gene encoding uncharacterized protein LOC113578800 has translation MTHDGVQRVTLYGILFCFATVSVQATRSKAKLYSISDEITNNLKSEHKPAGLAGFEPGDLAQDFRVKTLDGEFVYPLQKNANSSVIIHAFTNKSAFLECLWTSSASLSDLVQYLPETAEVLFLSLDDSAPLDALWMREQVYRAATFRGKEILSRLHFSPIPVYALGNWIPRVLYSWGCGGHNCGIAQVLFTSPEWKMPVVSKRLNARYDWLDGHWEPKSYSLVDAGNGCEPKTAAAGAVAWVSEGGCSFYTKIKTMADSKAVGVLVYALPGNPIQDMNCDAEECETPLSIPASMLHMEPAVVQALLMRKPVNVSFQVTPSPNVFIAINQQGELAEMGRFLYPTFRFLSWQAQWFDFFEDLVGRLKRPAVVVPVLDDALMQGKAGAQAVVQLPSALQEYDTLELDAALSCPGRRDETCAHWDHTVQLLVCCERFSPYCDLELGRWITAFRRGTGRWLTDVSPLLPLLSSDRCALTMKTVPWAMPWIASLNLRFSHSDRSVCSTENSSDLLHPFKLTSLYNGGTFDKDYNRRFQEIKFTIPVLAKKVELYAVITGHGSDENKCSEFCVTSHYFLVNNMYNNSLTFESAGSALGCALRVGEGAVPNEHGTWLYGRGGWCDGLQVDPWRVDITPQLDMGGSNTILYFGLYEGRNPSPVKDPGYIIMYSYLVFYK, from the exons ATGACACATGATGGCGTACAACGAGTAACACTTTATGGCATCCTTTTTTGCTTTGCGACTGTTAGTGTGCAGGCAACGCGGTCAAAGGCGAAACTCTACAGCATATCGGACGAAATCACAAATAACCTGAAATCCGAACACAAACCGGCTGGATTGGCAGGGTTTGAACCAGGGGACCTTGCCCAAGATTTCAGAGTGAAAACTCTAGATGGCGAGTTTGTTTATCCGCTTCAGAAAAATGCGAATTCCTCGGTTATCATTCATGCATTCACCAATAAGTCGGCTTTCTTGGAGTGTTTGTGGACATCCAGTGCGTCTCTCTCAGACTTGGTTCAGTATTTGCCTGAGACAGCTGAGGTCCTTTTTTTGTCTCTGGACGACTCTGCTCCTCTTGATGCACTTTGGATGAGGGAGCAAGTCTATCGCGCGGCGACATTCAG GGGGAAAGAAATTTTGTCCCGACTTCATTTCTCACCCATTCCTGTCTACGCGCTGGGGAACTGGATACCGAGAGTGCTGTACTCTTGGGGATGCGGCGGACACAACTGTGGCATCGCCCAGGTGCTTTTCACCTCTCCAG AGTGGAAGATGCCCGTGGTGTCGAAGCGCCTGAACGCCAGGTATGACTGGTTGGATGGTCACTGGGAACCAAAGTCGTACAGTCTGGTCGACGCGGGAAACGGTTGTGAGCCTAAAACCGCGGCTGCTGGAGCTGTTGCCTGGGTGTCTGAGGGCGGCTGCTCTTTTTACACAAAA ATTAAAACTATGGCTGACTCCAAAGCTGTTGGTGTGCTGGTTTATGCCTTACCTGGCAACCCTATTCAGGATATGAATTGTGATGCAGAGGAATGTGAGACCCCCCTCAGCATCCCTGCTTCTATGCTCCACATGGAACCTGCTGTAGTGCAGGCCCTGCT AATGCGGAAACCAGTGAATGTGTCATTTCAGGTTACTCCTTCACCAAACGTCTTCATTGCAATCAACCAGCAGGGAGAACTGGCAGAGATGGGCAGGTTCCTTTATCCCACTTTCAGGTTCCTTAGTTGGCAGGCTCAGTG GTTTGACTTCTTTGAGGACTTGGTGGGGCGCCTGAAGAGGCCGGCCGTCGTGGTGCCCGTGCTGGACGACGCGCTGATGCAGGGGAAGGCTGGGGCCCAGGCAGTGGTCCAGCTGCCCTCAG CCCTGCAGGAGTACGACACGCTGGAGTTGGACGCGGCGCTCTCCTGCCCTGGTCGGCGGGACGAGACGTGCGCCCATTGGGACCACACCGTGCAACTGCTCGTCTGCTGCGAACGCTTCAGCCCCTACTGCGACCTGGAACTGGGCCGCTGGATCACCGCCTTCCGCAG AGGCACAGGGCGCTGGCTGACGGACGTGTCGCCCCTCCTTCCGCTGCTGAGCAGTGATCGTTGTGCCTTGACCATGAAGACCGTCCCCTGGGCCATGCCCTGGATAGCATCCCTGAATCTGCGCTTCAGCCATAGCGACCGGTCAG TTTGTTCTACAGAAAATTCCTCAGATTTGCTTCACCCTTTCAAGCTGACCTCTCTATACAACGGTGGAACCTTTGACAAAGACTACAACAGGAGATTCCAGGAGATCAAATTTACTATTCCAGTTTTGGCTAAAAAG gtgGAGCTGTATGCTGTTATCACAGGCCATGGGAGTGATGAGAATAAGTGTAGTGAATTCTGTGTAACGTCGCACTACTTTCTTGTCAACAACATGTACAACAATTCTCTAACATTTGAATCAGCTG ggtCAGCCCTGGGCTGTGCCCTGCGTGTGGGTGAAGGGGCAGTGCCCAACGAGCACGGCACATGGCTGTACGGGCGTGGGGGATGGTGTGACGGCCTGCAGGTCGACCCATGGAGGGTTGACATCACGCCACAG CTTGACATGGGCGGGTCCAACACCATCCTGTACTTTGGTCTCTATGAGGGACGGAACCCCAGTCCAGTCAAGGATCCAGGGTACATTATAATGTACTCCTACCTTGTTTTTTATAAGTGA
- the LOC118241437 gene encoding glycoprotein-N-acetylgalactosamine 3-beta-galactosyltransferase 1, translating to MAIPQNLQMKTQHIRANWARHCNTVLYMSSETTDVPTMGLRPSGQLMSLCPADCTSPSPSRPEWFRKADDVVVENLRHLLCGYGPKKPVCLGPRFRVFVQQGYMSGGAGYRLSREVLWRFVQGKARQGKARQGKVLAWASTSPHWRMQPWASAWRPRRPRERREGQNHLISSLEPATPYHLATEGSSGDTVTTLQDKVQNIISW from the exons ATGGCCAT ACCCCAGAACCTCCAGATGAAAACCCAGCACATCCGTGCCAACTGGGCTCGCCACTGCAACACCGTGCTCTACATGAGCTCTGAAACTACTGACGTCCCCACCATGGGGCTTAGACCATCAGG gcagctgatgtCACTCTGTCCTGCTGACTGCACATCCCCATCGCCTTCACGACCAGAGTGGTTCCGCAAAGCTGACGACGTGGTGGTGGAGAACCTGCGCCACTTGTTGTGTGGGTACGGCCCCAAGAAGCCCGTTTGCCTTGGGCCCAGGTTCCGGGTGTTTGTCCAGCAGGGCTACATGAGCGGTGGTG CGGGCTACAGGCTTAGCCGAGAGGTGCTGTGGAGGTTTGtccaaggcaaggcaaggcaaggcaaggcaaggcaaggcaaggttCTGGCCTGGGCAAGCACTTCACCTCATTGGAGGATGCAGCCTTGGGCCAGTGCGTGGAGACCACGAAGGCCGAGGGAGAGACGAGAAGGACAGAACCATTTAATCTCTTCCCTCGAGCCAGCCACCCCCTACCACCTGGCAACGGAAGGCAGTTCTGGGGATACAGTTACTACCCTACAAGACAA ggtCCAGAATATCATTTCATGGTGA
- the LOC118241479 gene encoding uncharacterized protein LOC118241479 produces MTHDSVQRVTLYGILFCFATVSVQATRSKAKLYSISDEITNYLKSEHKPAGLAGFEPGDLAQDFRVKTLDGEFVYPLQKNANSSVIIHAFTNKSAFLECLWTSNASLSDLVQYLPETAEVLFLSLDDSAPLDALWMREQVYRAATFRGKEILSRLHFSPIPVYALGNWIPRVLYSWGCGGLNCGIAQVLFTSPEWKMPVVSKRLNARYDWLNGYWEPKSYSLVDAGNGCEPKTAAAGAVAWVSEGGCSFYTKIKTMADSKAVGVLVYALPGNPIQDMNCDAEECATPLSIPASMLHMEPAVVQALLMRKPVNVSFQVTPSPNFFIAINQQGELAEMGWFLYPTFRFLSWQAQWFDFFEDLVGRLKRPAVVVPVLDDALMQGKAGAQAVVQLPSALQEYDTLELDAALSCPGRRDETCAHWDHTVQLLVCCERFSPYCDLELGRWITAFHRGTGRWLTDVSPLLPLLSSDRCALTMKTVPWAMPWIASLNLRFSHSNRSGNSSEMLRPFKLTSLYNGGTFDKDYNRRFQEIKFIIPVSAKKVELYAVITGHGSDENECGEFCVTSHYFLVNNMYNNSLTFESAGSALGCALRVGEGAVPNEHGTWLYGRGGWCDGLQVDPWRVDITPQLDMGGSNTILYFGLYDGQDPNPVKDPGYIIMYSYLVFYK; encoded by the exons ATGACACATGATAGCGTACAACGAGTAACACTTTATGGCATCCTTTTTTGCTTTGCGACTGTTAGTGTGCAGGCAACGCGGTCAAAGGCGAAACTCTACAGCATATCGGACGAAATCACAAATTACCTGAAATCCGAACACAAACCGGCTGGATTGGCAGGGTTTGAACCAGGGGACCTTGCCCAAGATTTCAGAGTGAAAACTCTAGATGGCGAGTTTGTTTATCCGCTTCAGAAAAATGCGAATTCCTCGGTGATCATTCATGCATTCACCAATAAGTCGGCTTTCTTGGAGTGTTTGTGGACATCCAATGCGTCTCTCTCAGACTTGGTTCAGTATTTGCCTGAGACAGCTGAGGTCCTTTTTTTGTCTCTGGACGACTCTGCTCCTCTTGATGCACTTTGGATGAGGGAGCAAGTCTATCGCGCGGCGACATTCAG GGGGAAAGAAATTTTGTCCCGACTTCATTTCTCACCCATTCCTGTCTACGCGCTGGGGAACTGGATACCGAGAGTGCTGTACTCTTGGGGATGCGGCGGACTAAATTGTGGCATCGCCCAGGTGCTTTTCACCTCTCCAG AGTGGAAGATGCCCGTGGTGTCGAAGCGCCTGAACGCCAGGTATGACTGGTTGAATGGTTACTGGGAACCAAAGTCGTACAGTCTGGTCGACGCGGGAAACGGTTGTGAGCCTAAAACCGCGGCTGCCGGAGCTGTTGCCTGGGTGTCTGAGGGCGGCTGCTCTTTTTACACAAAA ATTAAAACTATGGCTGACTCCAAAGCTGTTGGTGTGCTGGTTTATGCCTTACCTGGCAACCCTATTCAGGATATGAATTGTGATGCAGAGGAATGTGCGACCCCCCTCAGCATCCCTGCTTCTATGCTCCACATGGAACCTGCTGTAGTGCAGGCCCTGCT AATGCGGAAACCAGTGAATGTGTCATTTCAGGTCACTCCTTCACCAAACTTCTTCATTGCAATCAACCAGCAGGGAGAACTGGCAGAGATGGGCTGGTTCCTTTATCCCACTTTCAGGTTCCTTAGTTGGCAGGCTCAGTG GTTTGACTTCTTTGAGGACTTAGTGGGGCGCCTGAAGAGGCCGGCCGTCGTGGTGCCCGTGCTGGACGACGCGCTGATGCAGGGGAAGGCTGGGGCCCAGGCAGTGGTCCAGCTGCCCTCAG CCCTGCAGGAGTACGACACGCTGGAGTTGGACGCGGCGCTCTCCTGCCCCGGTCGGCGGGACGAGACGTGCGCCCACTGGGACCACACCGTGCAACTGCTCGTCTGCTGCGAACGCTTCAGCCCCTACTGCGACCTGGAACTGGGCCGCTGGATCACCGCCTTCCACAG AGGCACAGGGCGCTGGCTGACGGACGTGTCGCCCCTCCTTCCGCTGCTGAGCAGTGATCGTTGTGCCTTGACCATGAAGACCGTCCCCTGGGCCATGCCCTGGATAGCATCCCTGAATCTGCGCTTCAGCCATAGCAACCGGTCAG gAAATTCCTCAGAGATGCTTCGCCCTTTCAAGCTGACCTCTCTATACAACGGTGGAACCTTTGACAAAGACTACAACAGGAGATTCCAGGAGATCAAATTTATTATTCCGGTTTCCGCAAAGAAG gtgGAGCTGTATGCTGTTATCACAGGCCATGGGAGTGATGAGAATGAGTGTGGCGAATTCTGTGTAACGTCGCACTACTTTCTTGTCAACAACATGTACAACAATTCTCTAACATTTGAATCAGCTG ggtCAGCCCTGGGCTGTGCCCTGCGTGTGGGTGAAGGGGCAGTGCCCAACGAGCACGGCACATGGCTGTACGGGCGTGGGGGATGGTGTGACGGCCTGCAGGTCGACCCATGGAGGGTTGACATCACGCCACAG CTTGACATGGGCGGGTCCAACACGATCCTGTACTTTGGACTCTATGATGGACAGGACCCCAATCCAGTCAAGGATCCAGGGTACATTATAATGTACTCCTACCTTGTTTTTTATAAGTGA